Proteins from a single region of Tindallia magadiensis:
- a CDS encoding CaiB/BaiF CoA transferase family protein, protein MEYALENVKVLDLTRVLAGPYATMILGDLGADIIKIEMPGMGDDSRAFGPYVEEESAYFMSLNRNKRSITLNLKEEEGKKIFKDLIKKVDVVVENFRPGTMEKLGLGYETLKEINPKLIYAASSGFGHTGPYSKRAAYDAVVQAMGGIMSITGQENGKPTRVGTSIGDINAGMFTAIGILSALYRVKETGQGQKVDVAMLDSQVAILENAIARHVVTGEIPQPQGNRHPAIVPFETFETQDGEIMIAAGNDALWKKLCQAMDHSDLSDDPRFKTNPLRNENHSALKPILEEITQKKTTAQWQDILDEAGVPNGPINTIDKVLEDPQVKAREMILEMDHPKAGKMRVPGIPVKLSDTPGKIRRPAPLLGEHTEEILKEYFNYQDEEIEKLKENKIL, encoded by the coding sequence ATGGAGTACGCATTGGAAAATGTAAAAGTGCTGGACCTGACCCGAGTTTTGGCAGGACCTTATGCTACCATGATCTTAGGCGATTTGGGAGCCGATATTATTAAAATAGAAATGCCGGGAATGGGAGACGATTCCAGAGCCTTTGGTCCTTATGTGGAAGAAGAAAGTGCCTACTTTATGAGCCTAAATCGGAATAAACGAAGCATTACCCTAAATCTGAAAGAAGAAGAAGGGAAAAAAATCTTTAAGGATTTAATTAAAAAAGTAGACGTAGTAGTCGAAAATTTTCGTCCGGGAACCATGGAAAAACTGGGCCTGGGATACGAAACCCTAAAAGAAATAAATCCAAAACTGATTTATGCGGCATCCTCCGGTTTTGGTCATACAGGTCCTTACAGCAAAAGAGCAGCCTATGATGCTGTAGTACAAGCAATGGGCGGAATAATGAGCATCACCGGTCAGGAAAATGGAAAACCTACCAGAGTAGGAACCTCCATCGGAGATATTAATGCCGGTATGTTTACGGCTATCGGTATTCTTTCCGCCTTATACCGGGTTAAAGAAACAGGGCAAGGACAAAAAGTAGATGTGGCGATGTTAGACTCTCAAGTAGCGATTCTTGAAAATGCCATTGCACGGCACGTGGTAACCGGAGAAATCCCACAACCTCAAGGTAATCGACATCCAGCCATTGTTCCTTTTGAAACCTTCGAAACCCAGGACGGCGAAATCATGATTGCGGCAGGTAACGATGCTTTATGGAAAAAACTCTGTCAGGCCATGGATCATTCAGACCTTAGTGACGATCCAAGATTTAAGACGAATCCACTCAGAAACGAAAATCACTCCGCTCTTAAACCAATCCTGGAAGAGATCACACAAAAGAAAACTACGGCTCAATGGCAGGACATACTGGACGAAGCCGGCGTACCCAATGGGCCCATCAATACCATCGACAAAGTATTAGAAGATCCTCAGGTAAAAGCAAGGGAAATGATTCTGGAAATGGATCATCCAAAAGCAGGTAAAATGAGAGTTCCAGGAATACCGGTGAAGCTTAGCGATACACCCGGAAAAATTCGTCGACCCGCTCCACTTTTAGGAGAGCATACAGAAGAAATATTAAAAGAATACTTTAACTATCAGGACGAAGAGATCGAAAAGTTAAAAGAAAACAAGATCTTATAA